One part of the Nocardioides zeae genome encodes these proteins:
- a CDS encoding HpcH/HpaI aldolase/citrate lyase family protein: MTEPAFTPLRSVLYMPSSNAKALEKAKTLPIDGVIFDLEDAVAPDAKPAAREAAAAAVGSGAYGRRTLTIRVNGLGTQWHDDDIAAAAQAGPAGIVVPKVNSAEEVKQLVAAIEKAGAPDHTRLWAMVETPEAIFGVRELAAADDRLAVLVMGTNDLVKELYAEHVPGRAPLLTALSWSVLAARAAGVAILDGVYNDVKNTEGFLAECTQGAQMGFDGKTLIHPGQVAGANETFAPSPQAVEDARGMLAAWEEGKGSGVVTYNGKMVENLHVESAQRALSIHEAITALEADA; encoded by the coding sequence ATGACCGAGCCCGCCTTCACCCCGCTCCGCTCCGTCCTCTACATGCCGTCCTCCAACGCGAAGGCGCTGGAGAAGGCGAAGACCCTGCCGATCGACGGCGTCATCTTCGACCTCGAGGACGCCGTCGCCCCCGACGCCAAGCCCGCCGCCCGCGAGGCGGCGGCCGCTGCCGTGGGCTCGGGCGCGTACGGCCGACGCACCCTCACCATCCGCGTCAACGGCCTCGGCACCCAGTGGCACGACGACGACATCGCCGCCGCCGCGCAGGCCGGTCCGGCCGGCATCGTCGTGCCCAAGGTCAACAGCGCCGAGGAGGTCAAGCAGCTCGTCGCCGCCATCGAGAAGGCCGGCGCTCCCGACCACACGCGGCTCTGGGCGATGGTCGAGACCCCCGAGGCCATCTTCGGCGTGCGCGAGCTGGCCGCCGCCGACGACCGGCTCGCCGTGCTCGTCATGGGCACGAACGACCTGGTCAAGGAGCTGTACGCCGAGCACGTGCCCGGCCGCGCCCCCCTCCTGACGGCGCTGTCGTGGTCGGTGCTCGCCGCCCGCGCCGCCGGCGTCGCCATCCTCGACGGCGTCTACAACGACGTGAAGAACACCGAGGGGTTCCTCGCCGAGTGCACGCAGGGCGCGCAGATGGGCTTCGACGGCAAGACGCTCATCCACCCCGGCCAGGTCGCCGGCGCCAACGAGACCTTCGCGCCCAGCCCCCAGGCCGTCGAGGACGCCCGCGGCATGCTCGCCGCCTGGGAGGAGGGCAAGGGCTCGGGCGTCGTCACCTACAACGGCAAGATGGTCGAGAACCTCCACGTCGAGTCGGCGCAGCGCGCCCTCTCGATCCACGAGGCGATCACCGCGCTGGAGGCCGACGCCTGA
- a CDS encoding peptide methionine sulfoxide reductase, translating to MDTPTPVADLVARLPRGSSTVRYGGDRWAVTVTEHAGGRSLKVWAEQLGGTAFVSANVYLAAAGEAFRPCEMPAERVLAFLRGWEPL from the coding sequence GTGGACACCCCGACCCCCGTCGCCGACCTCGTCGCGCGGCTGCCGCGGGGCAGCTCGACGGTGCGGTACGGCGGCGACCGCTGGGCCGTCACCGTCACCGAGCACGCGGGCGGGCGCAGCCTGAAGGTGTGGGCGGAGCAGCTGGGCGGGACGGCCTTCGTGAGCGCCAACGTCTACCTGGCGGCCGCGGGCGAGGCCTTCCGCCCGTGCGAGATGCCGGCCGAGCGGGTGCTGGCCTTCCTCCGCGGGTGGGAACCGCTGTGA
- the dtd gene encoding D-aminoacyl-tRNA deacylase — protein sequence MRAVVQRTLSASVRVADEVVGRTDGPGLLVYLGVTHDDGPADVAWIARKVWELRLLRDERSASDAGAPVLVVSQFTLYGDARKGRRPSWSAAAPGPVSEPLYDAVCAELERLGARVERGVFGADMQVASVNDGPITLVLDSPRA from the coding sequence GTGCGTGCCGTCGTCCAGCGAACCCTCTCCGCCTCCGTCCGCGTCGCCGACGAGGTCGTCGGTCGCACCGACGGACCGGGCCTGCTCGTCTACCTCGGCGTCACCCACGACGACGGACCCGCCGACGTCGCCTGGATCGCGCGCAAGGTCTGGGAGCTGCGCCTCCTGCGCGACGAGCGCTCCGCCTCCGACGCGGGCGCCCCGGTGCTGGTGGTCAGCCAGTTCACGTTGTACGGCGACGCCCGCAAGGGACGACGCCCCTCGTGGTCGGCGGCCGCGCCGGGTCCGGTGAGCGAGCCGTTGTACGACGCGGTCTGCGCCGAGCTGGAACGACTCGGCGCCCGGGTCGAGCGCGGCGTGTTCGGGGCCGACATGCAGGTCGCGTCGGTCAACGACGGACCCATCACGCTCGTGCTCGACTCGCCGCGGGCCTGA